One Maniola jurtina chromosome 25, ilManJurt1.1, whole genome shotgun sequence DNA segment encodes these proteins:
- the LOC123878134 gene encoding uncharacterized protein LOC123878134: MAGVSFSMKYVLASILAMLCIAALIQESNARPPWLSPGSGIFTESAECHTDDELLDLCQRCAKLTKSRLAYPACCSTDLQARKWCSDYVYFGRGAYDFYLI, encoded by the exons AAATACGTCTTAGCATCCATTCTGGCGATGCTGTGTATAGCAGCTCTGATACAGGAATCGAACGCCCGACCCCCGTGGCTGTCGCCTGGCAGTGGTATCTTCACTGAGTCAGCGGAGTGCCACACTGAC gatgAACTTCTAGACCTCTGCCAAAGATGTGCCAAGCTCACAAAATCTAGACTTGCCTATCCAGCCTGCTGTTCAACCGACTTGCAAGCCAGGAAGTGGTGTTCAGACTATGTGTACTTCGGTAGGGGGGCATACGACTTTTACCTTATTTGA